One Candidatus Cloacimonadota bacterium genomic region harbors:
- a CDS encoding DUF262 domain-containing protein, with amino-acid sequence MSKIENHKYTIYQAFNECFYNVPDYQREYVWQEKEVVRLLDDIVDEMDGNSKTEYFVGTIIVTPRESINQFDVIDGQQRLTTFYLILCAMKALFDLRGEENEINSLISSSKVLDTGKTKKILKLEPRYDGAFEIIQCIIKENSDSLTTEKAIKASGINTYGALKNIVNAYGTVYDYLNDNFPETDKLLKFWAYLANRVVFIQISTEISSALKIFETINERGIGLNPMDLMKNLIFRQADADEFSKLKDEWKKITKPLEERQEKPLRFLRYYLMSNYPIDNSRKDYILREDEIYDWLVDEKNASLCGYKKDPFAFVKHLIDNLKCYLAYIDGKDKDGKDNVYTDNLRMLCGGAFSLHYILMLAVRSLQIDLFNHFVKKLEIFLFYYIFTKTPTKELERYFALWVGELRDITKLPDPDSQKTALDEFIDKHFVPNVQAKQTELAAFLGTYTLGTLQYYRSKYFLAKLTQYIEQHFVGIGDPRTLKNFMGFEIEHILPDNPENDLKADFLLKNPGKDYEQYKIKLGNLTLLQKPLNIVASNNFYALKAPLYKDCGIYFTRSLVEMPTIGNQSSVNRINQFLKVFPDWNAAAIDERQHLLINLALEVWKI; translated from the coding sequence ATGTCTAAAATCGAGAATCACAAGTACACAATCTATCAGGCGTTTAATGAGTGTTTTTACAATGTCCCTGATTATCAGAGGGAGTATGTGTGGCAAGAGAAGGAAGTAGTCCGGCTATTGGATGATATTGTCGATGAGATGGACGGAAACAGCAAAACTGAATACTTTGTGGGAACCATAATAGTAACTCCCAGAGAATCAATCAATCAATTTGACGTGATAGATGGGCAACAGAGGCTCACAACCTTCTATCTGATCCTCTGTGCGATGAAAGCACTGTTTGACCTTAGAGGTGAAGAGAATGAAATCAATAGCCTGATATCATCAAGCAAGGTTTTAGACACCGGAAAAACAAAGAAGATACTAAAGCTTGAGCCAAGGTATGATGGTGCCTTCGAGATAATACAGTGCATCATCAAAGAAAATAGTGACTCTTTAACCACTGAGAAAGCAATCAAGGCATCGGGAATTAACACTTACGGTGCACTCAAGAATATCGTGAATGCCTATGGAACGGTGTATGACTATCTGAATGATAACTTTCCCGAAACTGACAAACTGCTCAAGTTTTGGGCATACCTCGCCAATCGGGTAGTCTTTATTCAGATATCCACAGAGATCAGCAGCGCCTTGAAGATATTCGAGACAATCAATGAAAGGGGTATTGGGCTTAATCCGATGGACTTGATGAAGAACCTGATCTTCAGGCAAGCGGATGCGGATGAGTTCTCCAAGCTCAAAGATGAATGGAAGAAGATCACGAAACCGCTTGAGGAAAGACAGGAAAAACCGCTGCGTTTTTTGCGCTATTATCTGATGTCGAACTATCCAATTGATAACAGCAGAAAAGACTACATTCTCAGAGAAGATGAGATTTATGATTGGCTGGTAGATGAAAAGAATGCCTCTCTTTGCGGATACAAGAAAGACCCCTTTGCTTTCGTTAAGCATCTGATTGACAATCTGAAGTGCTATTTGGCATACATAGATGGCAAGGATAAAGATGGCAAAGATAACGTTTATACAGATAACCTGAGAATGCTCTGCGGAGGTGCTTTCAGCTTGCACTACATTCTCATGCTTGCAGTTAGATCGCTGCAGATCGATCTGTTCAATCATTTCGTGAAAAAGCTTGAGATCTTCTTATTCTATTACATCTTTACCAAGACACCTACCAAAGAACTGGAAAGATACTTCGCACTGTGGGTGGGGGAACTGAGGGATATTACCAAACTCCCTGATCCTGATAGCCAGAAGACAGCGTTGGATGAGTTTATTGATAAACATTTTGTCCCTAATGTTCAAGCGAAACAAACTGAACTGGCAGCATTCCTAGGGACATACACATTGGGCACACTCCAATACTACAGATCAAAGTACTTCCTTGCAAAACTGACTCAGTATATAGAGCAGCATTTTGTCGGGATTGGAGACCCAAGAACTCTGAAGAACTTCATGGGATTCGAGATTGAGCATATCCTACCAGACAATCCGGAAAACGATTTGAAAGCGGACTTCTTATTGAAGAATCCTGGTAAAGATTATGAGCAGTATAAGATTAAGCTTGGGAACCTGACCTTGCTTCAGAAGCCTTTGAACATAGTGGCAAGCAACAACTTCTATGCCTTGAAAGCCCCTCTCTACAAAGATTGTGGAATCTACTTCACTCGTAGCTTGGTGGAGATGCCGACCATTGGTAATCAATCATCAGTGAACAGGATAAATCAATTTCTGAAAGTGTTTCCCGATTGGAATGCTGCTGCCATTGACGAGAGACAGCATTTGCTGATAAATCTGGCTTTAGAGGTTTGGAAGATATAA
- a CDS encoding type I restriction endonuclease — protein sequence MSEYNSVERPFLDKLQQLGWEVIDQGTGFTPYDPSISRRESFREYILENEFRASLKRINLTEDGRSWLTDKQLEAVLSELT from the coding sequence ATGTCCGAATATAATAGCGTTGAACGTCCCTTCCTGGATAAGCTGCAGCAGCTTGGTTGGGAGGTAATAGATCAGGGAACCGGATTTACTCCCTATGATCCAAGTATCAGCAGGCGGGAAAGCTTCCGGGAGTATATCCTCGAGAATGAGTTTAGAGCTTCTCTGAAACGAATCAACCTGACTGAAGACGGCAGAAGCTGGCTGACGGATAAACAGCTTGAGGCGGTGCTAAGCGAGCTGACCA
- a CDS encoding restriction endonuclease subunit S, with translation MSEWRKSYLCQLAEIIKGDQVNSDTLDQTGKYPVINGGIEPSGYLDRWNRERESITISEGGNSCGYVSLMKQRFWSGGHCYTLKNVQISNSYLYHYLKFIQQDIMKLRVGSGLPNIQRNDIDEIEVYYPLDDQEQIRIAIILSTVDEVIEKTEAAIDKYQAIKAGMMQDLFTRGIDTQTGKLRPTIEEAPELYKESKLGWIPKEWDVTDFDDVIKEYFDFRGKTPLKLGMNWGGGSIKAISANNIEPGFINFNKEHYLASEDLYRAWMNHGDCSKGDVVMTSEAPLGVVAQIPDNNKYILSQRVFLFKVKPSSITNDYLYYLMNTDRFQNDLQRQSSGSTVTGIQQARLARIRMQLTRSLEEQLHISKILKSIDLGISDNKEMLSKYKNLKHGLMADLLTGKVRVNLNDNKVEKG, from the coding sequence ATGAGTGAGTGGAGAAAGAGTTACCTATGTCAACTAGCTGAAATTATCAAAGGTGATCAAGTAAATTCTGACACATTAGATCAAACTGGGAAGTATCCAGTTATAAATGGTGGCATTGAACCATCTGGGTATCTGGACAGGTGGAATAGGGAAAGGGAATCTATTACAATTAGCGAGGGCGGGAATTCATGCGGATATGTTTCATTGATGAAACAACGTTTTTGGAGTGGAGGTCACTGTTACACATTGAAAAATGTTCAAATAAGTAATTCATACCTATATCACTATCTTAAGTTCATCCAACAAGATATTATGAAACTTAGAGTAGGAAGTGGATTACCAAATATTCAGCGGAATGATATTGATGAGATAGAAGTATATTATCCCCTTGATGATCAAGAACAGATTAGAATAGCTATTATACTCAGCACAGTTGATGAAGTGATTGAAAAGACCGAAGCTGCTATAGATAAATACCAAGCCATCAAAGCCGGGATGATGCAAGACCTGTTCACTAGAGGCATTGACACTCAGACAGGCAAGTTGCGACCCACGATTGAGGAAGCTCCAGAACTCTATAAAGAATCAAAATTGGGATGGATACCAAAGGAATGGGATGTAACAGATTTTGACGATGTAATAAAGGAGTATTTTGATTTTCGAGGCAAAACACCTCTCAAGTTAGGGATGAATTGGGGCGGAGGGTCCATAAAAGCTATATCAGCTAATAACATTGAGCCTGGTTTCATAAATTTCAACAAGGAACACTACTTAGCAAGTGAAGATCTGTATAGAGCATGGATGAACCACGGAGACTGCTCTAAGGGAGATGTTGTAATGACGTCAGAAGCTCCACTTGGAGTAGTTGCTCAAATTCCAGATAATAATAAGTACATTCTCAGCCAAAGGGTCTTCTTATTCAAGGTAAAACCTTCTTCGATAACTAATGATTATCTATACTACTTGATGAATACCGATAGATTTCAAAATGACTTACAGAGACAATCAAGTGGATCTACAGTTACAGGTATACAACAAGCGAGATTGGCGAGAATACGGATGCAGTTGACAAGATCCTTAGAAGAACAACTGCATATCTCAAAGATACTGAAATCGATAGACTTAGGAATATCTGATAATAAAGAAATGCTGAGTAAATACAAGAATCTCAAACATGGTCTGATGGCAGACCTTCTAACCGGAAAAGTAAGAGTAAATCTAAATGATAATAAAGTGGAGAAAGGCTAA